A segment of the Terribacillus aidingensis genome:
CCTTCGATACGGATTGTTTCTGTACCAGCGCCAATGATCTTCGCACCCATCGCATTCAGATAGTTTGCTAGATCCACAATCTCTGGTTCTTTTGCACAGTTTTCGAGAATAGTAGTTCCTTCAGCTAGTGCGGCTGCTGTGATGATGTTCTCTGTTGCACCTACACTAGGTACATCCAGATATATTTTAGCGCCCTGCAGGCGTCCTTCAGTACGTAATTCTACATAGCCGTTGCCGACCTGTACACTTGCTCCCATCGCTTCGAACCCTTTCAGGTGCTGATCGATTGGTCGGGAACCGATTGCACAGCCACCTGGCAGTGCCACTTTCGCATGACCGAAACGTGCCAACAATGGGCCTAAAACCAATACAGATGCCCGCATCTTACGAACATACTCGAAAGGCGCTTCTGTCGTCATTTGCTTTGTAGCATCGACAGTGATAGTTCCATTGCTGAATACCACCTCAGCACCCATGCTGCGTAACACTTCATTGATGGTAAATACATCGGCTAAAGCCGGGACATTAGTAATAACACTTTTTCCTTTACTTGCAACTATACTTGCTGCGATGACAGGCAGTACGGCATTCTTCGCACCTTCGACCTTGACAGATCCTTTAAGCTGCCTTCCACCACGGACGATGATTTTTTCCAAGTTACATTCTCCTCCGCGTCCAATTTCACTATATTAATATTCAGTCGTTATGATAGGCGTTCCTACAGTTACGGTTGATTGCCCATTCCCATCATGCAGCGCAAGCTGGATATTCATGTTGTCTGCTAAGGAACGGCTGGCTTTCAATTGTGTTGTATATCCTGTTGTCGTAGTGTAAACGTTATCTTGCATATTCGTTAGTGGTTGAACATCTAATTTTTCCATGACATTCTGAAACAAAATACCACCGCTTATTTTATCACCGAAACCCGCTTTGAGACAAGCGAATTTTGTCGCATTATATGTGAAAAATCGCGATTCTGCCGCAGATGTCAAGTCTTGGACAGATTGTTGCACCTTTTCTGTCCATTCTGACCCGGAAACTGTATAAATAAGTTCTGCCTGGTATGCCTTATCTGTAGGTACTACCAACAATATACGTTCGGCAATGGTATTTTGTTTATGGGGGGTATGTACCAAAAATTTTGTAGCTTTTTCCGTTTTTTC
Coding sequences within it:
- the murA gene encoding UDP-N-acetylglucosamine 1-carboxyvinyltransferase; amino-acid sequence: MEKIIVRGGRQLKGSVKVEGAKNAVLPVIAASIVASKGKSVITNVPALADVFTINEVLRSMGAEVVFSNGTITVDATKQMTTEAPFEYVRKMRASVLVLGPLLARFGHAKVALPGGCAIGSRPIDQHLKGFEAMGASVQVGNGYVELRTEGRLQGAKIYLDVPSVGATENIITAAALAEGTTILENCAKEPEIVDLANYLNAMGAKIIGAGTETIRIEGVEELTGAEHVMIADRIEAGTFMVAAAITKGDVLIEGIEMEHVRAAAAKMEEMGVIIKEEANGIRVIGPDKLTATDVKTLPHPGFPTDMQSQMMALMLCAEGTSIITETVFENRFMHVEEFRRMNAKIKIEGRSVIMEGPTNMQGAEVAATDLRAGAALILAGLIADGYTRVTELKHLDRGYVNFHGKLAALGADIERVNDEVFEEAAATMEETTY
- a CDS encoding YwmB family TATA-box binding protein; protein product: MKHYLGLIVIIIMLVGNSLESYGAVKADVSDDVNRMYEVLDSEGAELISFEVTIRETISRDDIEGKLMDMNNAGTIVEEKTEKATKFLVHTPHKQNTIAERILLVVPTDKAYQAELIYTVSGSEWTEKVQQSVQDLTSAAESRFFTYNATKFACLKAGFGDKISGGILFQNVMEKLDVQPLTNMQDNVYTTTTGYTTQLKASRSLADNMNIQLALHDGNGQSTVTVGTPIITTEY